A single window of Candidatus Rhabdochlamydia oedothoracis DNA harbors:
- a CDS encoding IS30 family transposase encodes MIFNNQTQGETLPKGYHHLTYDQRCQIYILKARGDTSSSIANILKVHHSTISRELKRNKGQRGYRHQQAQEKAFLRKNSQPNKKMTPQIVTRIEEKIKLQWSPIQISGWLKRHGKEHVSHETIYNHIWKDKRQGGQLYRELRHRGKKYNKQRKGASGRGNMPGRIDIKQRPCIVEKKTRLGDWELDTVIGAGHKGVIVSMVERTSKLTKLAKVSHKTAEEVSQALIEQLKPIKDFVHTLTADNGKEFAYHQMVSFELETDFYFATPYHSWERGLNEHTNGLVRQYFPKTQSFLDTTSKDIERVETLLNNRPRKALNFETPLEVFTRLSTNMLCSGAQ; translated from the coding sequence GTGATTTTTAACAATCAAACACAAGGAGAGACCTTGCCTAAAGGCTACCATCACCTAACCTATGACCAAAGATGTCAGATTTATATTTTAAAAGCTAGAGGAGATACATCTAGCTCAATAGCAAACATTCTAAAAGTTCATCATAGCACTATTAGTAGGGAACTTAAGAGAAATAAAGGGCAACGAGGATACCGTCATCAGCAAGCTCAAGAAAAAGCATTTCTTAGAAAAAATTCTCAGCCCAATAAAAAAATGACTCCTCAAATAGTTACCCGTATTGAAGAAAAAATCAAGTTGCAATGGAGCCCTATACAAATATCCGGATGGCTTAAAAGACATGGTAAAGAACATGTTAGTCATGAGACCATCTATAATCATATCTGGAAAGATAAACGACAGGGAGGACAGCTTTATAGAGAGCTCCGTCATCGAGGGAAAAAATATAACAAGCAGAGAAAGGGAGCTTCTGGAAGAGGGAACATGCCTGGTCGTATAGATATTAAGCAACGGCCTTGTATTGTAGAAAAAAAGACTCGTTTAGGAGACTGGGAACTAGATACAGTCATAGGGGCAGGACATAAAGGCGTAATTGTATCAATGGTAGAAAGAACTTCCAAGCTAACTAAGCTCGCCAAAGTTTCTCATAAAACTGCAGAGGAAGTAAGTCAAGCGTTAATTGAACAACTTAAACCTATCAAAGATTTTGTACACACATTAACAGCAGACAACGGAAAAGAATTTGCCTATCACCAAATGGTTAGTTTCGAGCTAGAGACAGACTTCTACTTTGCAACGCCCTACCATTCTTGGGAAAGAGGCTTAAATGAGCATACAAACGGACTAGTTAGGCAATATTTTCCTAAAACACAAAGCTTTTTAGATACGACTTCCAAGGATATAGAAAGGGTGGAAACTTTACTAAATAACAGACCTAGAAAGGCTCTCAACTTCGAAACTCCACTAGAAGTGTTTACGAGATTATCTACAAACATGCTATGCTCGGGTGCACAATAG
- a CDS encoding DCC1-like thiol-disulfide oxidoreductase family protein produces the protein MQTPFVFSPIEGKTFCHLVQTKNIKTTPDSIMVYEKKQDRIYFKTEAILYILHSLGKGWKCLAYLIRCIPLCITNAFYDFIAKIRGKIFKKPKTACPVLPENLRKFFRE, from the coding sequence ATGCAAACACCTTTCGTTTTTTCTCCCATAGAAGGAAAAACCTTTTGCCATCTTGTTCAGACTAAAAACATAAAAACTACACCAGATAGTATCATGGTGTATGAGAAGAAACAGGATAGAATCTATTTCAAAACAGAGGCGATCTTATATATTTTACACTCTTTAGGAAAAGGTTGGAAGTGTTTAGCGTATTTAATTCGTTGTATACCTCTTTGTATAACTAACGCTTTCTATGATTTTATTGCTAAAATAAGAGGCAAGATTTTCAAAAAGCCAAAAACGGCTTGTCCAGTTCTCCCAGAGAACTTAAGAAAATTTTTTAGAGAGTGA
- a CDS encoding transposase: protein MGAVGAKRFSSAVMKQIEKQEEVIILIITSLLSTFDKIVEQVEKLDKEMLKLVSQDKEVKQLMTIPGIGPVTALTYKTEIFDSAKTEIFDSARFKASKSVGAYLGMTPKQYASGEVQRQGRISKCGSNELRSLLVEAGMVMLTRSKKWSKVKAWGLKIMRKKGMKKAALAVGRKLSVIMHKMLIVAPHFFCSLMSGFEILKKSLYIGEFNLLRLRSNPFFVCNYGMSNMLNKVHSLKNFLKFSGRTGQAVFGFLKILPLILAIKS, encoded by the coding sequence TTGGGAGCTGTAGGGGCAAAAAGATTTTCCTCTGCTGTTATGAAACAGATAGAAAAGCAGGAAGAAGTGATTATCTTAATTATAACATCTCTATTAAGCACCTTTGACAAAATAGTCGAGCAAGTAGAAAAACTGGATAAAGAAATGCTTAAACTAGTCAGTCAAGATAAAGAAGTAAAGCAGCTTATGACAATTCCTGGCATAGGACCTGTAACAGCATTAACCTATAAAACAGAAATTTTTGATTCAGCTAAAACAGAAATTTTTGATTCAGCCCGCTTCAAAGCTTCTAAATCAGTAGGAGCTTATCTTGGTATGACTCCCAAACAATATGCCTCTGGAGAGGTGCAAAGACAGGGAAGAATTTCGAAATGTGGATCCAATGAACTTAGGTCTTTGTTAGTTGAGGCCGGAATGGTAATGCTCACACGAAGTAAGAAATGGAGTAAAGTGAAAGCTTGGGGATTAAAAATTATGCGAAAAAAAGGGATGAAGAAAGCCGCTTTAGCAGTGGGTAGAAAGTTATCCGTGATCATGCACAAGATGCTGATCGTTGCTCCTCATTTTTTTTGCTCTTTAATGAGCGGTTTTGAGATTTTAAAAAAATCTCTTTATATTGGAGAGTTTAACCTACTCCGTTTAAGGAGTAACCCCTTCTTTGTGTGCAATTATGGCATGTCTAATATGCTTAATAAGGTTCACTCTCTAAAAAATTTTCTTAAGTTCTCTGGGAGAACTGGACAAGCCGTTTTTGGCTTTTTGAAAATCTTGCCTCTTATTTTAGCAATAAAATCATAG
- a CDS encoding IS630 family transposase: MKKLIPSQRADLEHKLKHPKDYSERNRLCVILGYDEGISTKNLAKTLRISPITVQKYLREYDSENKTGSSPRGGSKSKLSQDQKESLLKHLQEKTYLKVKGIIAYVHEQYGIKYSRSGMTDWLIQHGFVYKRPKKIPGKLDPEKQRIFIEQYRALKETLNPDEEIYFIDAVHPEHQSQAVCGWIKKGVQKTLQTSGKQLRLHFAGALCLTGMKIFTEEYKTVDADAMLDFFKKLEKQTEARIIHVILDNARSNKNKKLEELLIPL, translated from the coding sequence ATGAAAAAACTGATCCCTAGCCAGAGAGCTGACTTAGAACACAAGTTAAAGCATCCAAAAGACTATTCTGAACGGAATAGGCTTTGTGTAATTTTGGGCTATGATGAGGGTATCTCAACAAAAAATCTTGCTAAAACACTCCGGATAAGCCCTATCACTGTTCAGAAATACCTCAGAGAATATGATTCCGAAAATAAAACTGGAAGTAGCCCTCGAGGCGGTAGCAAATCAAAACTTTCACAAGACCAAAAAGAGTCTCTACTAAAACACCTACAGGAAAAGACCTATCTTAAAGTCAAAGGGATCATAGCTTATGTGCATGAGCAATATGGGATAAAATATTCCCGAAGTGGCATGACAGATTGGCTCATACAGCACGGATTTGTTTATAAACGTCCTAAAAAGATTCCTGGGAAATTAGATCCTGAAAAACAACGAATTTTCATAGAACAATATAGGGCTTTAAAGGAGACCTTAAACCCTGATGAAGAGATCTATTTCATAGATGCTGTGCATCCTGAACATCAGTCCCAAGCCGTATGTGGATGGATCAAAAAAGGCGTTCAAAAGACTTTGCAGACATCCGGGAAACAATTGCGATTGCATTTTGCTGGAGCTCTTTGCCTGACAGGAATGAAGATTTTTACAGAGGAATATAAGACAGTTGATGCCGATGCAATGCTCGATTTTTTCAAGAAGCTAGAAAAACAGACAGAGGCTCGAATTATTCATGTAATTTTGGATAATGCAAGATCAAACAAAAATAAGAAACTAGAAGAGTTACTGATTCCGCTCTGA
- a CDS encoding IS5 family transposase (programmed frameshift): MTRSYPSDISRKQFSKIHLILESTRKKTRPRRVDLYDIFCGILYILKSGCQWRMLPIEYPKWELCYYYFHLWNKKDDKNSKSILEIVLKKLVGEVRKSSGRKEKTSFVIIDAQSVKNTDTAEKKGYDAGKKISGIKRHIAVDTQGLPHAIHITTANITDRNGCIEAFSLHKNHLFGVKNVLADGGYSGEKFAKSVQKILGCIVQIAKRNTLHTFTVIPKRWVVERSFAWIEKCRMLWKNCERKLHTSLNMVVLAFIALLLKRF; the protein is encoded by the exons ATGACCCGCTCTTATCCAAGCGATATTTCTCGTAAACAATTTAGCAAAATCCATCTAATACTTGAGTCTACACGCAAAAAAACACGTCCACGAAGAGTTGATCTATATGATATTTTTTGTGGAATTTTGTACATTTTAAAAAGTGGTTGCCAGTGGCGTATGCTACCCATAGAATATCCTAAATGGGAATTATGTTATTATTATTTCCATCTTTGGAATAAAAAAGATGATAAAAATTCTAAGAGTATTCTTGAAATAGTTTTA AAAAAATTGGTTGGCGAGGTCAGAAAAAGCAGTGGTCGGAAAGAGAAAACAAGCTTTGTAATTATTGATGCTCAAAGTGTTAAAAATACTGATACAGCGGAGAAGAAAGGATATGATGCAGGGAAAAAAATATCAGGAATAAAAAGACATATAGCAGTCGATACCCAAGGGCTTCCTCATGCGATTCACATTACCACCGCTAATATCACTGACAGAAATGGGTGTATAGAAGCATTTTCACTACATAAAAATCATTTGTTCGGTGTAAAAAATGTTTTAGCAGATGGAGGATATTCTGGAGAAAAATTTGCAAAGAGTGTGCAGAAGATATTAGGATGTATAGTACAAATAGCCAAAAGAAATACACTTCATACTTTTACAGTTATTCCCAAAAGATGGGTTGTAGAGCGTTCTTTTGCGTGGATAGAAAAATGTCGCATGCTATGGAAAAATTGCGAAAGAAAACTACATACAAGCCTGAATATGGTGGTTCTTGCTTTTATTGCTCTACTTTTGAAAAGATTTTAA
- a CDS encoding IS110 family transposase, which produces MKCYIGLDVSMKRTFICVLNEQGKIVHEGSEKTDPYLLADYFSKRDFQEILVGFESGSLSHYLVTGFRERAIDPICMDARKLRPILALKINKTDKNDARGIAEALRSDLYTRVHC; this is translated from the coding sequence ATGAAGTGTTATATTGGACTAGATGTATCAATGAAAAGAACTTTTATCTGTGTATTAAATGAACAAGGTAAGATTGTCCATGAAGGTTCAGAAAAAACAGATCCTTATTTACTAGCAGATTATTTTTCAAAAAGGGATTTTCAAGAAATCCTAGTTGGTTTTGAAAGTGGATCCTTGTCTCATTATCTGGTCACTGGATTTAGGGAAAGAGCTATAGATCCCATCTGTATGGATGCAAGAAAACTAAGACCGATTCTTGCTCTAAAAATAAATAAGACCGATAAAAATGATGCACGAGGGATTGCAGAAGCACTTCGATCAGATCTATATACAAGAGTACACTGTTAA
- a CDS encoding IS30 family transposase has protein sequence MIFNNQTQGETLPKGYHHLTYDQRCQIYILKARGDTSSSIANILKVHHSTISRELKRNKGQRGYRHQQAQEKAFLRKNSQPNKKMTPQIVTRIEEKIKLQWSPIQISGWLKRHGKEHVSHETIYNHIWKDKRQGGQLYRELRHRGKKYNKQRKGASGRGNMPGRIDIKQRPCIVEKKTRLGDWELDTVIGAGHKGVIVSMVERTSKLTKLAKVSHKTAEEVSQALIEQLKPIKDFVHTLTADNGKEFAYHQMVSFELETDFYFAMPYHSWERGLNEHTNGLVRQYFPKTQSFLDTTSKDIERVETLLNNRPRKALNFETPLEVFTRLSTNMLCSGAQ, from the coding sequence GTGATTTTTAACAATCAAACACAAGGAGAGACCTTGCCTAAAGGCTACCATCACCTAACCTATGACCAAAGATGTCAGATTTATATTTTAAAAGCTAGAGGAGATACATCTAGCTCAATAGCAAACATTCTAAAAGTTCATCATAGCACTATTAGTAGGGAACTTAAGAGAAATAAAGGGCAACGAGGATACCGTCATCAGCAAGCTCAAGAAAAAGCATTTCTTAGAAAAAATTCTCAGCCCAATAAAAAAATGACTCCTCAAATAGTTACCCGTATTGAAGAAAAAATCAAGTTGCAATGGAGCCCTATACAAATATCCGGATGGCTTAAAAGACATGGTAAAGAACATGTTAGTCATGAGACCATCTATAATCATATCTGGAAAGATAAACGACAGGGAGGACAGCTTTATAGAGAGCTCCGTCATCGAGGGAAAAAATATAACAAGCAGAGAAAGGGAGCTTCTGGAAGAGGGAACATGCCTGGTCGTATAGATATTAAGCAACGGCCTTGTATTGTAGAAAAAAAGACTCGTTTAGGAGACTGGGAACTAGATACAGTCATAGGGGCAGGACATAAAGGCGTAATTGTATCAATGGTAGAAAGAACTTCCAAGCTAACTAAGCTCGCCAAAGTTTCTCATAAAACTGCAGAGGAAGTAAGTCAAGCGTTAATTGAACAACTTAAACCTATCAAAGATTTTGTACACACATTAACAGCAGACAACGGAAAAGAATTTGCCTATCACCAAATGGTTAGTTTCGAGCTAGAGACAGACTTCTACTTTGCAATGCCCTACCATTCTTGGGAAAGAGGCTTAAATGAGCATACAAACGGACTAGTTAGGCAATATTTTCCTAAAACACAAAGCTTTTTAGATACGACTTCCAAGGATATAGAAAGGGTGGAAACTTTACTAAATAACAGACCTAGAAAGGCTCTCAACTTCGAAACTCCACTAGAAGTGTTTACGAGATTATCTACAAACATGCTATGCTCGGGTGCACAATAG
- a CDS encoding transposase, whose translation MSKQGLNEEQFKILEPQMEKWVNRNHYGRKLAPWRPVVNTIFWVLRTGAPWKDAPRNKEFSHPSTAHAWLGRMQSAGFLDQFLEELLKLAEQLECINEYDKYNKCYYNSINYGRTFPKHNPWSFLQ comes from the coding sequence ATGAGCAAGCAAGGATTAAATGAAGAACAGTTTAAAATACTCGAACCTCAAATGGAAAAATGGGTAAATCGTAACCATTATGGAAGAAAATTAGCGCCATGGAGACCTGTAGTGAATACTATTTTCTGGGTGCTTCGGACAGGAGCTCCTTGGAAAGATGCACCTAGAAACAAGGAGTTTTCTCATCCCTCAACAGCACACGCATGGCTTGGAAGAATGCAATCTGCTGGATTTTTAGATCAATTTTTAGAAGAGCTGCTTAAGCTTGCCGAACAACTGGAGTGTATTAATGAATATGACAAGTATAACAAATGTTATTACAATTCAATCAACTACGGTAGAACCTTTCCTAAACACAACCCCTGGAGCTTTCTGCAATAA